The window GCGGTAAACGGTCGTATACCTGCCCCAGTTCTTTATTTTACCAAAGGCGATACGGCACTTATACGAGTACATAATCTTCTCGATCGTATGACTTCGATCCATTGGCACGGATTGTTGTTTTCGGTCGAGCAAGACGGTGTACCTTATCTTACAACTGCAACTGTAATGCCCTGAATGACTCATATTTAAGTTCCCGATTATACAGAATGGTACTTTATTGGTATCATTCTTATGCCGGCTTACAAGAAGGCGTTTATGGTGCTTTTGTTATTCATAAGTGATAAAATGATACGACTTTACGGGAAATAGATGCGATACTCGATTATTATTGGGAAACGATATGACAGGGGTATTTAAAGACGAAATTATTGAATGAGTGGAAGTGCGTGGAGGCCATGGATGTAAGCTGTGTATATTATAATTTTTTTCTTACCAACGGTCGTAGAACCGACCCCTTGAAATCGTTTATAGCCGAAGATAAAATCAGATTGAAAATTATAAACGGTGCATTTTCTACCTATTTTTGCTGAGGTTTTCGGGAGGTAAAATTACGGTTATCGCTAATGACGGGAAAGAGGTGCACCCAGTATCGGTACATCGTATGATTATCGCAGTTTCCGAAACTTACGATGTTGTAGTTACATTGCCTGAAAATATGTCGTATGAATTTCAGGCAACGGCTGAGGACCGTAGCGGAACGACATCATTGTGGCTTGGAGAAGGGATGCCGATATCTTTGTCGCCTCTTCCGAAATTGAATTAATTTGCCGGTATGAAAATGAGCTGAATTACTAAAGATATTGGCGTTGTCTTAAAAGAAAAATATTATAGGTAACAAAATTTTTGGAAATTATTAATTGAATTTTTTGCTATTTTTTTGTTTGTCGAGTCGGCTATTACTACTTTTTTAACTGAAAAATAGTCGATTACGATTTTTGTTCATTTCTTGTTTATTATAAGCACATTTTATTATTTCTCGATTACGAATTTTTACCGAATTATATGTTTCCTGATGTTAAATACCTAAATATGGTTATTGTATAGGAATTTATGCCTCTCTATTTTTGTGTGCGGTTTTAAAAGGCATTATGAATGAAATATATATTCAGAAATCTAACAATATTTTCAATCTTTATTCTTGCTTCGGTATTTTCTTCGCATGCAACCGATTTTGTTTCTGTACGTTATGGGGTTATAACGGGGCGTATTGTCAATAAAGATAAAATAGCTGTATATCCTGCGGTTGTGAGAATTGAAGGTTTTTCTATCGGAGACGATGCCGATGAGAACGGTGTATTTTATATTTCGGGCGTCCCCGAAGGAGAACATATCATAATTATCTCTGGAATAGGGATAAAATTGAAAAAAGTAACGGTAAATGTGGTTGCCGGAAAAGAAAATCAGGTGGGAGATCTTGAGGTGGAAAGTTCCGATCATTCTTTGAGTGAAGTAACCGTACTTGGTAAATCGGAGGCACGCCGCCAACAGGAACAGGCATATGCTGTTTCTGTACTCGATCTGAAAAAAGATTATAGCGCTGCGATTCCTCTTAATAAACTATTGAATACGGTATCGAGTGTACGAATCAGAGAAGACGGAGGAATGGGGTCGAATTATAACTTCAGTCTGAACGGTTTTTCCGGGAATCAAGTAAAATTTTTTCTTGACGGAATTCCAATGGATAACTTCGGATCTTCGTTTAATTTAGCCAATTTTTCAGCTAATATGGCTGATCGTGTAGAGGTGTATAAAGGAGTATTACCTGTAAATTTGGGTAGTGATGCCTTAGGAGGTGCCGTAAACATTATTTCACGTAAAGACGCTAATTATATAGACGCAACCTATTCTTTTGGTTCATTCAATACGCATCGGGCAGCTGTGAATGGTGCATATACTGCTAATAACGGATTTACAGTACATGCTAATGTTTTTTATAATTATTCTGATAATGACTATGAGGTATATGTTCCGATAGTAGACTTGAATACAAATAAAAAAATGGAGGAACGTTGGGTGCGGCGTTTTCATGATGCCTATTGGTCGGTTGGTATGCGATTCGAAACAGGAGTGACCGGTAAATCATATGCCGATTATTTGTTGGCAGGTATAATATATTCTAAAAATGATAACGATGTACAGACGGGGGCTACTATGGACGCTGTTTATGGGGGAGTAAAAGCAAAGAGTTCTTCGATAATTCCATCTGTCAGGTATAAAAAAGACGACTTGTTCGTCGATGGTCTTTCACTTTCTATATATGGGACGTATAATGTTGTCGACGCTTATAATACTGATACTTTAAAAAGACGTTATAACTGGTTGGGAGAATCAATTCCTTCTACAACAGCAGGTGAAAGGTATTATACTGATGTAAAAATTAAGAATCGGGAATGGCAGGGAAACGGTAATTTGAATTATATTATCAACAGTCACCAGTCTTTGATGTTAAACTATATTATTACATCGATGGGACGGCGTTCTAACGATAAAGTCCATCAGGATGATCCGATGAATAATATTCCTCAGCGGCTTACTAAAAATATTACAGGCCTGGGTTGGCAAATCAGATATGAACGATGGAACGCGAATATATTTGGGAAAATGTATCGTCTTTACAGTTCGGCTTATAAAAGAGTAGATGAATATACCGAAAATGCTCGATGGATACAGGCTCAGGATAGGAAAACAAATTTTGGTTATGGAGCAGCGGTAACTTATTATATTTTAAATTCTTTACAGGCTAAACTATCATATGAACAGGCTTATAGGCTTCCGGAAGCGGTAGAAATGTTCGGGGACGGTTTGATACAACAGCGTAATCCCGACTTGAAACCGGAGAATAGCCGGAATCTTAATATAGGTTTGGAATTCAATAAGATTTTCAATGTACATACTATTTTTGCCGAAACAAATTTTATTTTTCGAAATACCAAAGATTTTATTCTTAAAGCGGTGAGTCTGACGAGTAATCCTACGACCGGATATGATAATTTGGGTAAAGTGCTTACGCGTGGGGTAGAAGGTACCTTGCGTTATTCATTTAAAGAGTTGTTTTATATCGGAGGAAGTATATCATATCAAGATATTATCGATAATAAAAAATATGAGGAAATAGATAATAGTTATGTTGGCGGAATAACGGAAAATGTTACTTACAAACAGCGTTTACCGAATATCCCTTATTTGTTTGCTAATGGGAACATTGGTTTTCTGTTTCGAAATATTGGTTGGAAAAATACGGCTTTGACAATTGATTATCGGCTGAATTATGTTCATGAGTATTTCCTTTCTTTTCCGGGATTGGGATCGAAATCTTCAAAAAATATTATTCCCGAACAGTTTTCGCATGATATTTCGGCCGGTTATAGTCTGGCAGGAGGTCGTTACAGTGTTGTTGTAGAATGTACTAATTTGAACGACCGCAAACTTTATGACAATTTTCGTCTGCAAAAACCGGGACGTGCTTTTAATGTAAAACTCAGATATTTTTTTAATAAGTAAATATAAATAATATGAACAAGTTATTTTCGATTATTATGGCTGGTTATTTGGCTGTAAGTTTGGTTTCTTGTGAGGATAAAGAAGGATCGGGTGGAAAAGAAATTGCAAATGCTCCTTATGTTCTCAGTCTGGGTATAACCTCTAATGGCAATACCGCTTATTATGTGGTAACGACCGATGATTTGATGAAAGGAACGATAAGTGCTGCTAATAATAACGGTCTCGAACAAAATGGTTATCGTGATTATGAACAGGGGGGCCAGACTATTTATAGTATCGGTGGTTTAGGTGTTACCAATGTTATAGGAATTGTCAGAGGACCTGATGGCTTCCTTCATGAAAAGGGTGATTTTGTATTTAATAATACTTTGAATGCTTTTACTTCTGTCGATGGAAACCAGATGGTAGGTATCGAAGTACCTGGAAATAAGCAGAGCGGTGATAAACTCACGTTCTATACAGTAGATAATAATTCGGTTGCGATAACCAAAACCGTAAATACGACTCCTGTTTTTCCGATGGATCAGAATGAGTGGCCATCCATTTCGGGAATGTGCTACAGCGATGGGAATATATATGTTACTTATTTTCCTATGAGTCCTGTTACTTACGAAACAGCTTATATGGATACAGCTTTTGTCGCGGTTTATTCCTATCCTGAAATGACATTCAAGACATTGATGAAAGACCGGCGCATCGGCCCTGCCGGATCATGGAATGCTTTTAACGGTATTTTTAAGGTGGAGTCGGGAGATATGTATGTGATGGGTAATTCTGCTATCGCTAACGGTTTTTCACAGAGTGGTACTACACATGCCGGTTTTATACGTATTCCCAAAGGTGAGACCATGTTCGATGGTTATCATTTCGATTTCGAAGCTGCGACAAACGGTCTTAAACCGGCACATATTAAATATGTAGGTAACGGAATCGTGTTTGCAGAGGTAAGTACTGTAAATCCGCAAACGGCTGCCGACCGTTGGCTCGACAGGGATTTGAAATGTTGTATTATCGATCTCAATAATAAAACAGTAACCGATGTCGAGGGTATACCTGTCCATAATGGAAATGGGGGACGTCGTTTTAGCGTTTTGGTAGACGGTGGCTATGTTTATTGTCCGGTTACGACGAGCGAGGGTACTTATATTTACCGTGTAGATCCTTCGACGGCTAAAGCAGAAAGAGGGGCAAAAATTGCCACAACCTTTGTAGCAGGATTCTTCCGTTTGAACTGATTAGAGGAAAATGCGGTTGACTTTTCGTAACATTTGTACAAAACTGCACTTGTGGCTGGGGTTGTTATCGGGGATTGTGGTTTTTATCGTCTGTTTCACGGGGGCGTTATATGTCTTCAAAGACGAGATTACTGCCACTCTCGAACCCTGGCGATTTGTCGTACCTCGGAAAGTTTCCGTATTGGCGCCCTCTCGCATTATTCCTGTAGCCAATAATGCGGTGGGAAATGATAGTCCTACAGCAATTACTTACGGTGAAGATTACGATGCAGTATCGGTTGATTATTTTTGTTCCGATAGGTCGATGAAAACCGTTTTCATCGATCCTTATGAAGGAACAGTCATAAAAAAGGTTGTACGGCAGACTGATGATTTCGATTTTTTTCGTTTCTTGCTCGATGGTCATCGCAGATTTTGGTTACCTTGGAATATCGGGAGACCGGTAGTAAATTATTGTGTACTGATATTTTTTGTAACGCTACTTACAGGTCTTGTATTATGGTGGCCTTGCAAATGGACACGGAAAACAGTTGTGTCTCGGTTTACAATGAAGCCTCCTTTCAAAGGGTTTCGGCTTAATTTCGATCTGCATAACGTTGTGGGATTTTATGCCTTGTTACCACTTGTTGTTTTATGTTTTACCGGGCTGATTTTCGGTTTGAGTTGGTTTAGCAGGGCTGTTTATTTCGTTTCATCAGGAGGTAAACCGTTACAAGAATATCGTTTGCCCCAATCGGATATGTTACAGATGAAGGAAGCGACAGAAAACAACCTCGATTCTCTTTATTATATTGTCAAGAAAAAGGATCCTTCTTCTGTAAATTTTTATTTTGCTCTTCCCTCTACTCCGGTTGGTATATATCGGGTTAGTGTCGTACATGAAAGAGGGTCATATTATCGTACCGATAATTTGTTTTTCGATCGTTATACCCTACAACCTTTGCAAGGAACAGGACCGTATGCCGGGAAATATACCGAAGTTTCGGCTGCCGATCGGTTTCGTCGTATGACACTCGACATTCATAACGGTCGTATTGGGGGTATTCCGGGGAAAATACTCATGTGCTTTGTAAGTTTTGTAGGAGCGTCACTGCCAATTACCGGATTTGTGATATGGGTGAAGAAACGACACAGAAAAAAATAAATGTTTGATAATTAGGCAGACGGTACCGATAACAGATTCCGTCTGCTTTTTATTGTTTAAATATTACAAATATTTTTTTGTTCGGATTGAGTTTTCTATATTCTAAGAGCGTCTTTATAAATAAAGTGTTATTTACTAAATTTGCTTTAGTATTTCTGGAAAGGAAAAGAAAACGTTTCACCTGTCGATTTTTGAATTTGTAAAATATAATTTCCTTTAGGAAGATAAGAAGTATCGATGTCCTTTTTTTATCAATAGCGACGGCATGTTTTTTTATCAGTTTTCCGTTTGTATCGATTATTGAAACGGAAGCGGTATATTTTTTACTATTGTCTTTTATGAATAATTTATTTTTTGCTTGCTTAGGAAATACCGATATAGAGTGATTTTGTTTTTTCAACTTTTTCTTGGGAAAGGTTTGCGGAGATATCAGGTCACTTATCACAGTCCCGAAATGATTCGAAGCGGTAATATTAAATCCGTCATTGGGAGAGGTAAAAAATAAATTATCACCATAATAATATCCCCAAGTTTGCACTTCTCTGGTCTTTTCGCCTCCGGTAAAAGCTGTTACGGTATATTTACCTTCATGAGGTGCCGAATAAAGAGTTTCTTTAATTTTAAATTCTACCGCATAACTTCCGGAAGAGGATTGCTGTATTTTTAAAATATCAATTACCGGTTTATCGGGCGAAAGATAAAGATTTACCGGTAGTTTTACTTTTGATTTGTTGTTTGTTTTGAAATTTATTTCACATACGACTTCTGCCTGAATTAATTCAGAATCGGGTAGTTTTACCCATTCCCAATATTTATTAGGTAATCTGATTTTTTTGAATGTAATATCTGCAAATTGAAACAGCTCGCAGGTTGTTGTTACAGAACTATAATAGAACTACCGACAAGAATACTTTTAATTAAATGGGTGCGTTTTTTGCTTCAGAAGGTAGAAGATAAATAAACCGATCGTATCGTTTATAAAAAAGAAAAGGTTGTCATCTCGACAACCAATCTTCATTAACCTTAAATCTAATACCATGAAAAACACAGTGCAAATATATAATGTTTATGTTATAAAACATAATTATGAAGCATGAAATTTTTATTTTTAGTATTATTTAACGATATGATCCCAATTTATCAGTAAGCATCAATTTAAAAGCTCTGTAAGAGGAGATTATGATAAAAAAGGATGTATAAAGGGTAAATATATCGTATTTTCGTTATCTTTGTCCAGATTATGGCAAGAATTTTATCGATAGACTTCGGTCGAAAACGTACCGGAATCGCAGTGACCGACTCCATGAAAATTATCGCCAGCGGATTAACTACGGTGGCTACGTCGGATTTGATTGATTTC of the Coprobacter tertius genome contains:
- a CDS encoding multicopper oxidase domain-containing protein; this translates as MLVNYTGKICKALAVNGRIPAPVLYFTKGDTALIRVHNLLDRMTSIHWHGLLFSVEQDGVPYLTTATVMP
- a CDS encoding TonB-dependent receptor, which produces MKYIFRNLTIFSIFILASVFSSHATDFVSVRYGVITGRIVNKDKIAVYPAVVRIEGFSIGDDADENGVFYISGVPEGEHIIIISGIGIKLKKVTVNVVAGKENQVGDLEVESSDHSLSEVTVLGKSEARRQQEQAYAVSVLDLKKDYSAAIPLNKLLNTVSSVRIREDGGMGSNYNFSLNGFSGNQVKFFLDGIPMDNFGSSFNLANFSANMADRVEVYKGVLPVNLGSDALGGAVNIISRKDANYIDATYSFGSFNTHRAAVNGAYTANNGFTVHANVFYNYSDNDYEVYVPIVDLNTNKKMEERWVRRFHDAYWSVGMRFETGVTGKSYADYLLAGIIYSKNDNDVQTGATMDAVYGGVKAKSSSIIPSVRYKKDDLFVDGLSLSIYGTYNVVDAYNTDTLKRRYNWLGESIPSTTAGERYYTDVKIKNREWQGNGNLNYIINSHQSLMLNYIITSMGRRSNDKVHQDDPMNNIPQRLTKNITGLGWQIRYERWNANIFGKMYRLYSSAYKRVDEYTENARWIQAQDRKTNFGYGAAVTYYILNSLQAKLSYEQAYRLPEAVEMFGDGLIQQRNPDLKPENSRNLNIGLEFNKIFNVHTIFAETNFIFRNTKDFILKAVSLTSNPTTGYDNLGKVLTRGVEGTLRYSFKELFYIGGSISYQDIIDNKKYEEIDNSYVGGITENVTYKQRLPNIPYLFANGNIGFLFRNIGWKNTALTIDYRLNYVHEYFLSFPGLGSKSSKNIIPEQFSHDISAGYSLAGGRYSVVVECTNLNDRKLYDNFRLQKPGRAFNVKLRYFFNK
- a CDS encoding DUF4374 domain-containing protein, which codes for MNKLFSIIMAGYLAVSLVSCEDKEGSGGKEIANAPYVLSLGITSNGNTAYYVVTTDDLMKGTISAANNNGLEQNGYRDYEQGGQTIYSIGGLGVTNVIGIVRGPDGFLHEKGDFVFNNTLNAFTSVDGNQMVGIEVPGNKQSGDKLTFYTVDNNSVAITKTVNTTPVFPMDQNEWPSISGMCYSDGNIYVTYFPMSPVTYETAYMDTAFVAVYSYPEMTFKTLMKDRRIGPAGSWNAFNGIFKVESGDMYVMGNSAIANGFSQSGTTHAGFIRIPKGETMFDGYHFDFEAATNGLKPAHIKYVGNGIVFAEVSTVNPQTAADRWLDRDLKCCIIDLNNKTVTDVEGIPVHNGNGGRRFSVLVDGGYVYCPVTTSEGTYIYRVDPSTAKAERGAKIATTFVAGFFRLN
- a CDS encoding PepSY-associated TM helix domain-containing protein — protein: MRLTFRNICTKLHLWLGLLSGIVVFIVCFTGALYVFKDEITATLEPWRFVVPRKVSVLAPSRIIPVANNAVGNDSPTAITYGEDYDAVSVDYFCSDRSMKTVFIDPYEGTVIKKVVRQTDDFDFFRFLLDGHRRFWLPWNIGRPVVNYCVLIFFVTLLTGLVLWWPCKWTRKTVVSRFTMKPPFKGFRLNFDLHNVVGFYALLPLVVLCFTGLIFGLSWFSRAVYFVSSGGKPLQEYRLPQSDMLQMKEATENNLDSLYYIVKKKDPSSVNFYFALPSTPVGIYRVSVVHERGSYYRTDNLFFDRYTLQPLQGTGPYAGKYTEVSAADRFRRMTLDIHNGRIGGIPGKILMCFVSFVGASLPITGFVIWVKKRHRKK